Proteins from a genomic interval of Candidatus Desulfofervidus auxilii:
- a CDS encoding DNA-3-methyladenine glycosylase codes for MLKRLNRAFFKRHPKEVAKDLLGKYLIREINYQKIVGKIVETEAYGGKEDKGCHVGRFGYTKRTAILFGEVGYAYVYSVYINTYCLNIVAHKDGEAGAVLIRALEPIYGIDIILKNLNKKNYDITRLLNGPGKLCKALKITKAMNGKDMIEGNEIYIAFGENIKEEDIIATPRINIPYAEEAKDWPWRFIIKGSKFLSRYF; via the coding sequence GTGCTAAAAAGGCTCAATAGAGCATTTTTTAAAAGACATCCTAAAGAAGTAGCAAAAGATTTATTGGGGAAGTATTTAATAAGGGAGATTAATTATCAAAAAATTGTTGGAAAAATTGTAGAAACAGAGGCTTATGGAGGTAAAGAAGATAAGGGGTGTCATGTAGGAAGGTTTGGATATACAAAAAGAACAGCAATTCTATTTGGTGAAGTAGGTTATGCTTATGTTTATTCTGTTTATATTAATACTTATTGTTTAAATATTGTAGCACATAAAGATGGAGAAGCAGGGGCTGTACTAATAAGGGCATTAGAACCTATTTATGGCATTGATATAATTTTAAAAAATTTAAATAAAAAAAATTATGATATAACAAGGCTTTTAAATGGGCCAGGAAAATTGTGTAAAGCATTAAAGATAACAAAGGCTATGAATGGAAAGGACATGATTGAAGGAAATGAAATTTATATTGCTTTTGGAGAAAATATTAAAGAAGAAGACATAATTGCTACACCAAGGATAAATATTCCTTATGCAGAAGAAGCAAAAGATTGGCCTTGGCGTTTTATTATAAAAGGCTCAAAATTTTTATCAAGATATTTTTAA
- a CDS encoding TIGR00725 family protein: MKIIGVIGAGECDKATYELAKEVGKEIAICGCALICGGLGGVMEAAAKGAKEAGGLTIGVLPSFNPLDANPYIDIPIVTGLGEARNIIIVRTAKVLIAISGGYGTLSEIAFALKMDKPIIGLNTWPGFEKIHYVKTPKEAIEKAKLWL; the protein is encoded by the coding sequence ATGAAAATTATAGGTGTTATTGGGGCAGGAGAGTGTGATAAAGCTACTTATGAATTAGCTAAAGAAGTAGGCAAAGAGATTGCTATTTGTGGTTGCGCTTTGATATGTGGTGGTTTAGGTGGAGTAATGGAGGCAGCAGCAAAAGGGGCAAAGGAAGCAGGTGGATTAACTATTGGTGTTTTGCCTAGTTTTAATCCTCTTGATGCCAATCCTTATATAGACATACCAATTGTTACAGGCTTAGGAGAGGCTAGAAATATCATCATTGTGCGTACAGCCAAAGTATTAATCGCTATTTCTGGTGGTTATGGCACCCTTTCTGAAATTGCCTTTGCCTTAAAAATGGATAAACCTATTATTGGACTCAATACTTGGCCAGGTTTTGAGAAGATTCATTATGTTAAAACGCCAAAAGAAGCAATAGAAAAAGCAAAGTTATGGCTATAA